The following coding sequences lie in one Primulina huaijiensis isolate GDHJ02 chromosome 2, ASM1229523v2, whole genome shotgun sequence genomic window:
- the LOC140965317 gene encoding GPN-loop GTPase QQT1-like isoform X1, protein MVFGQVVIGPPGSGKTTYCNGMSQFLPLIGRKVAVINLDPANDSLPYDCAINIEELIKLSDVMAEHSLGPNGSLIYCMDYLEKNIDWLESKLKPLLKVTSYNQNTQMCLEMTALLPFQDVILPDGHYLLFDFPGQVELFFLHENAKRVIMKLMKDLNLRLTAVHLVDAHLCSDPGKYVSALLLSLSTMLHLELPHVNVLSKIDLIESYGKLAFNLDFYTDVQDLSYLQHYLDQDPRSAKYKKLTKELCEVIEDYSLVNFTTLDIQDKVSVGNLVKLIDKSNGYIFAGIEASAIEFSKIAVGPVDWDYYRYPFFYLDVLSSYMDF, encoded by the exons ATGGTGTTTGGTCAGGTGGTGATAGGGCCTCCGGGCTCCGGAAAGACGACTTATTGCAATGGCATGTCCCAATTCCTGCCCCTCATCGGCAG GAAGGTCGCTGTGATTAATTTGGATCCCGCGAATGATTCTTTACC ATATGATTGTGCTATAAACATTGAGGAGTTGATTAAACTTTCTGATGTCATGGCTGAGCATTCCCTTGGTCCGAACGGAA GTCTTATTTATTGCATGGACTATTTGGAGAAGAACATTGATTGGTTAGAATCCAAACTGAAACCCTTGCTCAAAG TAACGAGTTATAATCAAAATACTCAAATGTGCTTGGAGATGACCGCTTTACTGCCATTCCAGGATGTTATCCTACCGGATG GTCACTATCTTCTCTTTGATTTCCCTGGCCAAGTGGAACTCTTTTTCCTTCACGAAAATGCGAAGAGAGTTATCATGAAACTCATGAAGGACTTAAATCTCAGG TTAACGGCAGTGCACTTAGTCGATGCCCATCTTTGCAGTGATCCTGGAAAGTATGTGAGTGCATTGCTTTTGTCTTTGTCTACTATGCTACACTTGGAACTCCCGCATGTCAATGTTTTGTCTAAGATTGATCTTATCGAAAGCTATGGAAAGCTTG CTTTCAACCTTGATTTTTATACCGATGTACAAGATCTATCTTACTTGCAGCACTACCTCGATCAGGATCCTCGATCGGCTAAGTACAA GAAGCTAACGAAGGAGCTGTGCGAGGTGATAGAAGATTACAGTCTTGTCAATTTCACGACTTTAGACATTCAA GATAAAGTGAGTGTTGGAAATCTCGTTAAACTTATTGACAAGAGCAACGGGTATATATTTGCTGGCATTGAAGCGAGTGCGATCGAGTTTAGTAAAATCGCAGTTGGTCCCGTTGATTGGGATTATTACAGATATCCTTTTTTCTACTTAGATGTTTTATCTAGCTATATGGATTTCTGA
- the LOC140965317 gene encoding GPN-loop GTPase QQT1-like isoform X3, protein MVFGQVVIGPPGSGKTTYCNGMSQFLPLIGRKVAVINLDPANDSLPYDCAINIEELIKLSDVMAEHSLGPNGSLIYCMDYLEKNIDWLESKLKPLLKGHYLLFDFPGQVELFFLHENAKRVIMKLMKDLNLRLTAVHLVDAHLCSDPGKYVSALLLSLSTMLHLELPHVNVLSKIDLIESYGKLAFNLDFYTDVQDLSYLQHYLDQDPRSAKYKKLTKELCEVIEDYSLVNFTTLDIQDKVSVGNLVKLIDKSNGYIFAGIEASAIEFSKIAVGPVDWDYYRYPFFYLDVLSSYMDF, encoded by the exons ATGGTGTTTGGTCAGGTGGTGATAGGGCCTCCGGGCTCCGGAAAGACGACTTATTGCAATGGCATGTCCCAATTCCTGCCCCTCATCGGCAG GAAGGTCGCTGTGATTAATTTGGATCCCGCGAATGATTCTTTACC ATATGATTGTGCTATAAACATTGAGGAGTTGATTAAACTTTCTGATGTCATGGCTGAGCATTCCCTTGGTCCGAACGGAA GTCTTATTTATTGCATGGACTATTTGGAGAAGAACATTGATTGGTTAGAATCCAAACTGAAACCCTTGCTCAAAG GTCACTATCTTCTCTTTGATTTCCCTGGCCAAGTGGAACTCTTTTTCCTTCACGAAAATGCGAAGAGAGTTATCATGAAACTCATGAAGGACTTAAATCTCAGG TTAACGGCAGTGCACTTAGTCGATGCCCATCTTTGCAGTGATCCTGGAAAGTATGTGAGTGCATTGCTTTTGTCTTTGTCTACTATGCTACACTTGGAACTCCCGCATGTCAATGTTTTGTCTAAGATTGATCTTATCGAAAGCTATGGAAAGCTTG CTTTCAACCTTGATTTTTATACCGATGTACAAGATCTATCTTACTTGCAGCACTACCTCGATCAGGATCCTCGATCGGCTAAGTACAA GAAGCTAACGAAGGAGCTGTGCGAGGTGATAGAAGATTACAGTCTTGTCAATTTCACGACTTTAGACATTCAA GATAAAGTGAGTGTTGGAAATCTCGTTAAACTTATTGACAAGAGCAACGGGTATATATTTGCTGGCATTGAAGCGAGTGCGATCGAGTTTAGTAAAATCGCAGTTGGTCCCGTTGATTGGGATTATTACAGATATCCTTTTTTCTACTTAGATGTTTTATCTAGCTATATGGATTTCTGA
- the LOC140965317 gene encoding GPN-loop GTPase QQT1-like isoform X2, which yields MVFGQVVIGPPGSGKTTYCNGMSQFLPLIGRKVAVINLDPANDSLPYDCAINIEELIKLSDVMAEHSLGPNGSLIYCMDYLEKNIDWLESKLKPLLKVTSYNQNTQMCLEMTALLPFQDVILPDGHYLLFDFPGQVELFFLHENAKRVIMKLMKDLNLRLTAVHLVDAHLCSDPGKYVSALLLSLSTMLHLELPHVNVLSKIDLIESYGKLAFNLDFYTDVQDLSYLQHYLDQDPRSAKYKKLTKELCEDKVSVGNLVKLIDKSNGYIFAGIEASAIEFSKIAVGPVDWDYYRYPFFYLDVLSSYMDF from the exons ATGGTGTTTGGTCAGGTGGTGATAGGGCCTCCGGGCTCCGGAAAGACGACTTATTGCAATGGCATGTCCCAATTCCTGCCCCTCATCGGCAG GAAGGTCGCTGTGATTAATTTGGATCCCGCGAATGATTCTTTACC ATATGATTGTGCTATAAACATTGAGGAGTTGATTAAACTTTCTGATGTCATGGCTGAGCATTCCCTTGGTCCGAACGGAA GTCTTATTTATTGCATGGACTATTTGGAGAAGAACATTGATTGGTTAGAATCCAAACTGAAACCCTTGCTCAAAG TAACGAGTTATAATCAAAATACTCAAATGTGCTTGGAGATGACCGCTTTACTGCCATTCCAGGATGTTATCCTACCGGATG GTCACTATCTTCTCTTTGATTTCCCTGGCCAAGTGGAACTCTTTTTCCTTCACGAAAATGCGAAGAGAGTTATCATGAAACTCATGAAGGACTTAAATCTCAGG TTAACGGCAGTGCACTTAGTCGATGCCCATCTTTGCAGTGATCCTGGAAAGTATGTGAGTGCATTGCTTTTGTCTTTGTCTACTATGCTACACTTGGAACTCCCGCATGTCAATGTTTTGTCTAAGATTGATCTTATCGAAAGCTATGGAAAGCTTG CTTTCAACCTTGATTTTTATACCGATGTACAAGATCTATCTTACTTGCAGCACTACCTCGATCAGGATCCTCGATCGGCTAAGTACAA GAAGCTAACGAAGGAGCTGTGCGAG GATAAAGTGAGTGTTGGAAATCTCGTTAAACTTATTGACAAGAGCAACGGGTATATATTTGCTGGCATTGAAGCGAGTGCGATCGAGTTTAGTAAAATCGCAGTTGGTCCCGTTGATTGGGATTATTACAGATATCCTTTTTTCTACTTAGATGTTTTATCTAGCTATATGGATTTCTGA
- the LOC140965317 gene encoding GPN-loop GTPase QQT1-like isoform X4, producing MILYRIQFFGLIYCMDYLEKNIDWLESKLKPLLKVTSYNQNTQMCLEMTALLPFQDVILPDGHYLLFDFPGQVELFFLHENAKRVIMKLMKDLNLRLTAVHLVDAHLCSDPGKYVSALLLSLSTMLHLELPHVNVLSKIDLIESYGKLAFNLDFYTDVQDLSYLQHYLDQDPRSAKYKKLTKELCEVIEDYSLVNFTTLDIQDKVSVGNLVKLIDKSNGYIFAGIEASAIEFSKIAVGPVDWDYYRYPFFYLDVLSSYMDF from the exons ATGATTCTTTACCGTATCCAATTCTTTG GTCTTATTTATTGCATGGACTATTTGGAGAAGAACATTGATTGGTTAGAATCCAAACTGAAACCCTTGCTCAAAG TAACGAGTTATAATCAAAATACTCAAATGTGCTTGGAGATGACCGCTTTACTGCCATTCCAGGATGTTATCCTACCGGATG GTCACTATCTTCTCTTTGATTTCCCTGGCCAAGTGGAACTCTTTTTCCTTCACGAAAATGCGAAGAGAGTTATCATGAAACTCATGAAGGACTTAAATCTCAGG TTAACGGCAGTGCACTTAGTCGATGCCCATCTTTGCAGTGATCCTGGAAAGTATGTGAGTGCATTGCTTTTGTCTTTGTCTACTATGCTACACTTGGAACTCCCGCATGTCAATGTTTTGTCTAAGATTGATCTTATCGAAAGCTATGGAAAGCTTG CTTTCAACCTTGATTTTTATACCGATGTACAAGATCTATCTTACTTGCAGCACTACCTCGATCAGGATCCTCGATCGGCTAAGTACAA GAAGCTAACGAAGGAGCTGTGCGAGGTGATAGAAGATTACAGTCTTGTCAATTTCACGACTTTAGACATTCAA GATAAAGTGAGTGTTGGAAATCTCGTTAAACTTATTGACAAGAGCAACGGGTATATATTTGCTGGCATTGAAGCGAGTGCGATCGAGTTTAGTAAAATCGCAGTTGGTCCCGTTGATTGGGATTATTACAGATATCCTTTTTTCTACTTAGATGTTTTATCTAGCTATATGGATTTCTGA
- the LOC140965317 gene encoding GPN-loop GTPase QQT1-like isoform X5, producing the protein MSWLSIPLVRTEVLFIAWTIWRRTLIVTSYNQNTQMCLEMTALLPFQDVILPDGHYLLFDFPGQVELFFLHENAKRVIMKLMKDLNLRLTAVHLVDAHLCSDPGKYVSALLLSLSTMLHLELPHVNVLSKIDLIESYGKLAFNLDFYTDVQDLSYLQHYLDQDPRSAKYKKLTKELCEVIEDYSLVNFTTLDIQDKVSVGNLVKLIDKSNGYIFAGIEASAIEFSKIAVGPVDWDYYRYPFFYLDVLSSYMDF; encoded by the exons ATGTCATGGCTGAGCATTCCCTTGGTCCGAACGGAA GTCTTATTTATTGCATGGACTATTTGGAGAAGAACATTGATTG TAACGAGTTATAATCAAAATACTCAAATGTGCTTGGAGATGACCGCTTTACTGCCATTCCAGGATGTTATCCTACCGGATG GTCACTATCTTCTCTTTGATTTCCCTGGCCAAGTGGAACTCTTTTTCCTTCACGAAAATGCGAAGAGAGTTATCATGAAACTCATGAAGGACTTAAATCTCAGG TTAACGGCAGTGCACTTAGTCGATGCCCATCTTTGCAGTGATCCTGGAAAGTATGTGAGTGCATTGCTTTTGTCTTTGTCTACTATGCTACACTTGGAACTCCCGCATGTCAATGTTTTGTCTAAGATTGATCTTATCGAAAGCTATGGAAAGCTTG CTTTCAACCTTGATTTTTATACCGATGTACAAGATCTATCTTACTTGCAGCACTACCTCGATCAGGATCCTCGATCGGCTAAGTACAA GAAGCTAACGAAGGAGCTGTGCGAGGTGATAGAAGATTACAGTCTTGTCAATTTCACGACTTTAGACATTCAA GATAAAGTGAGTGTTGGAAATCTCGTTAAACTTATTGACAAGAGCAACGGGTATATATTTGCTGGCATTGAAGCGAGTGCGATCGAGTTTAGTAAAATCGCAGTTGGTCCCGTTGATTGGGATTATTACAGATATCCTTTTTTCTACTTAGATGTTTTATCTAGCTATATGGATTTCTGA